ATCGACGACAGGACCGTCGTGTCGCTGATGGGCGAACAGTGGTCACCGAACAGCGAACCGGTGAGGATGGCCCCAATCGCGCCCGGGAGTGGTGCGCCGAGGTTGAAGGCGAGTGGGACTGCGACGGGGAACATGATTCCCATCGTCCCCCACGACGTGCCGATGGAGAACGAGATAATCGCTGCGGCGAGGAAGACGACTGCCGGAAGGAGTTCCGGCGTGATGATTCCCTCTGCGATGCTGACGACGTAGGGACCGACGCCGAGTGCCTCACTGACCGACCCGATGGTCCACGCCAACGAGAGGACGGCGACGGGGAACATGACCATCTTGAATCCCTCGAAGATGGAGTCACTGATGTCTTCGAGTTCGACGCGAGCGTGGCCCACGAGGATGGCGAGCAACAGCGCACACGCCGAGAAGACACCCCAGAGGATGGAGTCGGCAGTCGCCGCGCCTTTCAGCGCTTCGACGGGGGCCTTCGTGGGCCATCCGCCGGAGTAGAGGAGTCCGAACCCAGTCACGGCGACGAGTGCGACGATGGGTGCGGCGAAGTACCACCAGCGCGAATCGACGTGGTCTGGCGTGACGATGTCCTCTTCACGCGTCTCGATGAGGGGGTCGGCGTCGTCGCCGAGGACCTTCCCTTCCTCTTTTGCACGACGCTCGGCACGCTTCATCGGGCCGAAGTTCCAACCCATCCCGACGAGGATGAACACGAGCACCACCGCGAGCAGACTGTAAAAGCGGAAGGGGATGCTCTGGAGGAAGACGACGAACGCGCTCTGGTCGATACCGAGCGCGGTGAACTGCTCTTTGATGAGGCCGACTTCGAATCCGACCCACGTCGAGACGACGGCGACGCTCACGACCGGCGAGGTGGTGGAGTCGAGGAGGTACGCGAGTTTCTCCCGACTGATGTCGAACTTGTCGGTGATTGGGCGCATCACCGACCCCGTAATCATCGTACTCGCGTACGAGTCGACGAAGATGAGCATCCCGAGGATGCCCGTCCCGAGTTCGGCCTGCTTTCGTGTTTTAATCCGAGAGATGATGCGCTGTGCGAGCGCGTTCATCCCGCCCGAGAGGAAAATCATCCCGAGCATCGCCCCCGAGAGGAACGTGAACAACAGCAGTTTGCTGTTGAAGGAGGCGGTGATGTTGTCGATGACCAACTGGAGCGAGTACGCGGCCCCACCGATGGGGTTCCACCCAACCAGAATGGTCGCGCCAATCCAAATTCCAGTGAACAGTGACAAGAGCACCTGCCGACTCACCAACGTCAGCACGATGGCGAAGAGCGCTGGCAGGAGACTTATCACTCCGTGCGTCTCTGCAGGCATGACAAACGTTTCATCACTGACTCGGGAATTTAACAGTTTTCACTCAGTATCGAGCAAATAAGACGAACGAAATGTGGTGAGTTGTCGTAGTCCGAGCCTCGAATCGACAGACGAAGGTCGGATGTTGCCTCAGATGACCGCGTCGTACGCGTCGCCCATGATGTCGATTGCTTCGCGGAGTGACTCGGTGTCTGTCGCGTAGGAGAGTCGGGCGTACCCCTCTCCGTTCTCACCGAACGCCTCGCCGGGGACGATGATGACGCCGCGGTCGATACACTCGTCCACGAAGCCTTCGGGGACTTCCGGCATGGCGTAGAAGGCACCTTTCGGCGTCGGGACGTGCAGGCCGATATCTTCGAGGCCCTCGACGACGAGGTCACGGCGCTCGCGGAACGTCTCTGTCATCTCTTCGATGCGGTCTTGTGGACCAGTGAGCGCCGCTTCGGCGGCGAACTGCGCGGGTGCAGAGGCACACGCCTGCACGTACTGGTGGACACGGACCATCCGTTCGACCCGTCGGGACGACCCGTAAACCCACCCGAGACGCCACCCAGTCATCGAGAAGAGTTTGGACGCCGAGTTGACGACGACGACGTTGTCCGTCTCGGCGAACTCGATTGGCGAACGGTGTTCGCCTTCGAAGACCGTGTACTCGTACACCTCGTCAGAGATACAGAGCACGTCGTGTTCGTCGGCGATGCGGGCGAACTCCTCGATGTCTTCCGGCGGCGAGACGGCCCCCGTCGGGTTGCCGGGGCTGTTCACGACGAACGCCGCGGTGTCTTCGGTGATGGCTTCCTCGACGGCGGCGGGGTCGAGTGTCAGGTCGTCGCGGAGCGGCACAGGGACGGGCTCTCCGCCTGCGAGTTTCGTCAGCGCGTCGTACGAGACGAAGCCCGGGTCGGGGATGATGACTTCGTCGCCCTGGTTGACGTGTGCCTCGATGGCGATGTGAAGCGCCTCACTCCCGCCGGCGGTGGCGATGACGTCGTCCGGGTCGAGGTCGATGCCCTGATCGCGGTGGTGCTTCTCGGCGATTGCTTCACGGAGGCTCTGGAGGCCTTTGTTCCCGGTGTAGCCATCGGCCTCTCCCGACTGAATCGCTTCGATAGCCGCCTGCCGAGCGTGCTCGGGCGCGGGGAAGTCTGGTTGCCCCAGTCCGAGGTTGATTGCGTCCTCGCCCGCCGCTTCGAACACTTTGCGAATACCGCTGATGGAGATTCGCTCCACCCGGTCGGAGAAGTGTGTCATGTTCTACCCGGCGTCGGCATTCGGGATAGTTCTTCCCACGCACAGTCGGCCGAACTCGTCGTCCATTCGACGGGTTTTGGGGTTGGTACCGGAGATTTGTTCCGGTATCTGTGAGAGGCCAATTCCTCGAATTTGCTAGTTATGGGTAGTCGGACGGGGGTACGGCACGTCTACAGGGTCTTTTCGGGTAACCGACGCCGCGTCCATCATTACCGCGTGCGTTTGCTGAATAAAGGTGTAATTCGTAATGGTGGCAATGACAGAGGCACCACGACCGACTTCGACGACCCGTAGACGATTCCTGCAGACGACCGGTCTCGCCGCGACCGCCGGGTTTGCAGGCTGTCTCGGCGGGTCGGGTGGGAGTAGCCTCGACGAACTGAACGTCGCCTACATGCCCATCTACCCCGACATGCAGTACTTCGTCATGCAGGAAGAGGGGATGTTCGACGAACTCTCCGTCCCCGTGTCGGGAAAGAAGTTCTCCGACGGGCCGAGCATCGTCCAGGCTTCGGCGAAAGGCGACTTCGACGTGATGATGTTCGGCATCGTCCCGGCGATGATCGTCGTCGACAAGGGAATTCCCGCGAAGATTACCGCGGCGAACATCAAGAACGCGATGGAGATTCTCGCGACCGACGAGTTCGCGGCGATGTGGGACGAACACGGCAAAGAGGCGTTCGCCAAGTTCGAGGAAGAGAAGGGCCGCAAATTCACCTTCGGTACCTTCCCACCGGGGTCGGTCCCGGACATCCTGCTCCGCTACTGGGTGCAGAACACGCTCGGTCTCGACCCCGAAGAAGACGTGAACATCAAAGGACTCGGCGGCGCCGCCGCGGTCCAGCAAGCGCTCCTCTCGAACAAAATCGACGGGACGAGCATCATGGAACCCGTGCCGACGGTCATCGACGCCAACGACGCACCCTTCCAGTCGATCGCGTGGGCCGGCGACTTCATGCCCGGTCAACCTGCGGCGGTCACCCTCATGCACGACCGACTCCGCGAGGAGAACCGCGAGATTGCGTCCGAGTTCGTCCAACTGCACCAAAAAGCGACGCAGTTCGTCGCCGACAACCCGCAGAAAGCCGCTGAGCACGCGAGCACGGTCATTGGTGAGAGCGCGCTGCCGGTCGAGACGGCCCGCACGGCGCTCGACTCCCCGGCGTCGGACTTCATCACGAACCCTCACGACATCGAGGGCGGAGCGAAGATTTTCGCCGACTACGCGCAGACGCTCGGCAAGACCGAGGCACAGTTGACCGTCGACGAACTGTTCGACTACGGCATCTACGACTCACTATGAGCAACGACGAAGTCGGCGCGAACGTCGCCCTCTCGGACACCGACGAGCGACTGCTCGACCGACTCGCAGCGTTCTCTTCGGAACAGACGGGCCTCGCCGCCGCTGGCTTCGTTGGCTTCCTCGCTATCTGGTACGTCGCTGCGTCGTTCCAACCGACGTACCTCCTCCCATCACCGGTCGAAGTGTCGGCGGCGTTCGTCACCGAACTCACCACGCCAGAGACGCTGGGTGTTCCATTCACCGGTGTCGAACTCCCCGCGACGCGCCTCCTCGCGAAACTCGTCCAGAGTCTCTATCACTACATTCCGGGACTCCTCATCGGGACGACGCTCGGTATCACTGCCGGCGTCGCCATGGGATGGAACGACCGGGTCGACAGCGTCTTTACGCCCGTCACGCGCATCCTTCGCCCGATTCCCCCACTGGCGTGGATTGGCTTCGCCGTCATCTGGCTCGGCGTCAACCACCGGGGCGCGACGTTCATCGTCGCCATCGGGTCGTTCTGGATCAACTTCTACAGCGCCTACGGCGGTGTCGAAGGCGTCTCGAACGACCTCAAGGAAGTCGCCGCGACGCTCGGCGTCGACGACGACCTGACCATGATTCGGAAGGTAGTCCTTCCCGCCGCCAGTCCCTCTATCATGACCGGCATCCGGACGAGCATCGGCCAGTGTTGGATGATCGTGGTCGCGGCCGAACTCATCGTCGGCGTCGGCGTCGGCTACGAGATTCTCAACACGGCACAGAACCTCGCGATGGACGTCTCCGTCGCCTACATGCTCGTCATCAGTCTCGTCTTCCTCGTGAGTGACGGCCTCTTCCGCCGGGTCGAACGGCGGGTTCTGGAGTGGAGAGCATGAGTAGTAACCTATCCCAGCAGACGACCGACGAACCGGCCAAGGAGACCACTGTCGCCGTCGAATCGCTCGGCAAGACGTACGAATCCGACCGCCGGACCGTCGAGGCGCTCTCGGACGTGAACTTCACCGTCGACGAAGGCGAGTTCGTCTGCATCGTCGGCCCGTCGGGGTGTGGCAAGACGACGCTGTTTCGCGTCATCGCCGGCCTCGAAGAGGCAACAGTTGGGCAGGTCACGCTCGACGGTGAACCCGTCACCGGCCCCGGAACCGACCGCGGAATGGTCTTCCAAGAGTACGGCCTGTTCCCGTGGCGGACCGTCGCCGAGAACGTCGCCTTCGGCCTCGAAGAACAGGGCGTCGACGGGCCGACACGCGCTGCCCGTGTCGACGAGATGCTCCGACTGGTCGGCCTCGACGGGTTCACCGACGCCTACCCGAAGGAACTCTCCGGCGGGATGAAACAGCGCGTCGGCATCGCTCGCGCCCTCGCCGTCGACCCCGAACTGCTCCTCATGGACGAACCGTTCGGCGCAGTCGACGCCCAGACCCGTGACATGCTCCACGAGGAACTCCTCGACATCTGGGCCGAGACGGACAAGACCGTCCTCTTCGTCACCCACGACGTGGAGGAGGCAGTCACGCTCGCCGACCGCGTGGTCGTCATGGCCGCGAATCCCGGCCGCGTCCGCGAAATCGTGAGTGTCGATATCGACCGCCCACGCGAGCGAACCGACCCAGTGTTCGCCGAGTACGTCGAGCGGATTCGCGGACTGATTGGGGAGTAACGGTCCCTACTCGGGGCTCACTCCCGCGCCTCTCGTAACTCCTCGACGTGTGAATCGATGACCGACAGCGTCGCGTCGGCGTCGACGTAGCCATTCTCGTACTCCGACATCGCGCTGTTGTAGTCGCTCAGGAACTGTGCTACGGCGTCGTCCAGTTCGTCGCTCATACACGTCCGTTGCCCCGCCATCTGATTTGAACCTTCGGCACGCGAGCGACGAAGCGACGACCACGAACACCCGCGTTCGGACCGTCGATTTATCACCACGCCTCGCCAACGCGCCGGTAGTGACGACCCTCCGCTTCGAGGACGGAACCGTTCACGTCGACGGCGACCCAGACGTCGGTGCCGCGCTCGCCGACCTGTCGAGCGTCGAAGCCGACCCGAGAAGCGGCGGCTATCGCGCGCCGGCGATGCAGTACGCCGCGATTCGAGACGCCCTCGACGCGGCCGGTCTCAACTACGACGACCGAGTCGCGGCCACGACCCACTCTGGTCTCGCGCTTACGACCACCTACGACCTCCGCGAGTACCAACGAGCGGCCCTCGATGCGTGGCTCGACGGCGACAGTCGCGGTGTCATCGAACTCCCGACGGGCGCGGGAAAGACGGTCATCGCCGTCGCGGCGATGGTCGCCCACTCAGTGCCGACGCTCGTCGTGGTTCCGACCATCGACTTACAGGACCAGTGGATTCGCGAACTCGAAACCGAATTCGACGTTCCAGTCGGTCGGTTCGGCGGCGGTGAACAGCGACAGGAGGCTCTCACCGTCTCGACCTACGACTCGGCGTATCTCCGCGCCGACGACGTGGGTGGCGATTTCGGACTCGTCGTCTTCGACGAAGTTCATCACCTCGGCGGCGCGGGCTATCAGGACATCCCGCGATTCCTCACGGCACCCGCCCGACTCGGCCTCACCGCGACGTTCGAACGCCCCGACGACGCCCACGAACAGGTTGCCGAACTCGTCGGCCCACGAGTCTACGAACTCGCCGTCGACGACTTGGCGGGCGACCACCTCGCCGACTACGAGGTTCGCCGAATCGAAGTCGAACTCACCGCCGAGGAGCGCGGGACGTACGACGAGGCACAGGAGACGTTCGTGAACTACCTGCGGACCTCGGGCCTCTCGATGCAGTCCGGAAGCGACTACCAGAAACTCGTGATGCGTTCGGGGACCGACCCGCGTGCGCGAGAGGCCCTCCTTGCCAAGCAACGCGCCCGCGACGTGATGATGAACTCCGACGCGAAGGTGGACAAACTGGCCCGCCTACTCGCCCGGCACCGAGACGACCGAGTCATCATCTTCACTGCCTCGACGGACCTCGTCTACCGCATCGCACGGCGGTTTCTCGTTCCGCCAATCACCAGCGAGACGGGCACGAAAGAGCGCAGAGAGATTCTCACCCGATTCCGCGACGGCACCTACGACACTGTCGTCGCGGCCAACGTCCTCGACGAAGGTGTGGACGTGCCCGACGCGAACGTCGGTATCCTCCTCTCCGGGTCGGGGTCTGAACGTGAGTTCACCCAGCGACTCGGACGCATCCTTCGCCCGAAAGCCGACGGTTCGACGGCGCTGCTCTACGAACTCGTGAGCGTCGAGACGGCAGAAGAACGCGTCGCCGAGAGACGACGGTGAGTCGGGCCGACGTTAGACGAGAGAGACGTCTAACTCGCCGTTCTTGGCGAAGTCGCCGTACTGCGCGTCGAATTCGACGCTGAAGGAGGCCGTTTCACCCGATGGAACCGTCACGTCGGCGTCTCGAATCGACTCGCTTCCGCCGACGACGATTCGAACTCTGACCGTCGCCACTCGCTCTGAGCCGGCGTCGTTGACGACCTCACCGAAGACGCGAAGTCGTCCGTCGTCGGTCGATTCGAAGTCGAAATCCGAGATACGAACCGGTGGAACCTCCGGTGTGTTCCGTGGTTCGCCGGCGGGCGCCTCTGGTGGGTTTCGCGGCCCCGTGGCGTTCGGGAGTGCGCCGAGACAGCCCGACGAGAGACCGAGTGCGACCAGTCCAAGGAGGCGACGTCGCTCCATACGCTGGCGTCCGCCGCGGATGCAAAGAACCTTGCCGTCCGCACCGACGGCCCGGACCGACCGCCCGAGGTGCTTTTGTCCCACGCTCTCCTCGTGTCGATAGTGCTGACGAAGGACCTGCTTCGCGTGTCGCGGGCGGGCGGTGGCTATCATCCACAGTTCGCCGACAGAGGGGACCGGCCACTCGCCGCGAAGACGATTGGTGTCTTCCAGCGTCACGTCGGAGCGTCGAGAGACAGTCTCGACGAGGCGCTCGCGGCGCTCGAATCGGAGGCCGACGATTTCAAACTCGCCAGAGGGTTCGCGTCGCTTCTCGACCGCGAGGCAGTGTTCGAGACCGACGCACCGCTCCCACCGGTTCGCGCCCGCCGTGCCGCGTTCGAGGCGGCGATGGCTGTCGGTGGCGTCACGACACCCGAGGAACGCGACGCGGCGCTCGAAGCGGCGGCGACGTCGCTCGGGTCCACGCCCGAGGCCGTGGATTCGTCGCTCACTGCCGACCGTGACGTCGAACAGGTACTCGTCGAGTTCGACCCACGGTGGACACCTGACGAGTTGCTCGCCCAGTACAATCTATCGCTCGCACAGACCTGCCTTTTCGATGCGACCGAAGTTCGCGTCCGCAGTTCCGACCCGAAAGCGCTGGTCTCTGCAGTCAAACGGTTGCGACTCATGTACGAGATTCAGAAGACTGACCGTGGGCGTGAAGTCGTCGTCACTGGCCCAGACGCACTGTTTCAGCGGACGCGCCGCTACGGGACGTCGTTCGCCCGCCTGCTCCGGTCAGTCGCAACCGCTGGTGAGTGGTCCCTGACCGCGACCATCGACGACCGGGGCCGTAAGCGAGAGATGCGACTCACGAGCGACGACGTCTCCGTTCCGGGTGTCGAACCGATGGCAGAACCCGGATTCGACAGCGACGTGGAAGCGGACTTCGCCGCCCGATTCCGTGGCCTCGACCTCGACTGGGAGTTGGTCCGTGAACCCGAACCGCTGGAGACCGGAACGAGCGTCATGATTCCCGACTTCGCGTTCGACTACAAGTTCGGTGAGTTCCGCGTCTTCTTCGAAATTATGGGCTTCTGGACGCCCAACTACGTCGACAAGAAACTGCGACAACTCGACGACGTCGAAGAGGTCGACATGCTCGTCGCTGTCGACGAATCGCTCGGCGTCAGCGAAGACATCGAGGCGCGCGACCATCGGGCGATTCCGTACACTGGGTCTGTGCGCGTAAAAGACGTGGTAGACGTGCTTCGGGAGTACGAATCTGCACTCGTCGCAGACGCCACGTCGTCGCTACCGGACGAACTCGTCCCCGACGACGACGTGGTATCACTCGCGGACCTCGCGGCCGCCCGTGGCGTCGCTCTCGATGCTCTCGAAGACGTCGCGTTCCCCGACCACGAACTCGTCGGGCGGACACTCGTTCGGCCGCACGTTCTCGACTCGGTCGCTGCGTCGGTCGAACCCGGGATGTCGCTTTCCGAGGCGGAAACCGCCCTCGACGAGTGGGGTCTCGACGATGCGAGCGCGCTGCTCTCACGTCTCGGCTACCGAGTCGAGTGGGAGGGGTTGACCGGCGGAACGGTTCGAAAGAAAGACGAGACGTAGGATTCAGTCCAGTTTGACGAGGTCTTCTTGTCGGCCCTTCGGGACCGTCGAGCGGAGCTCGCCGTGGAGGTAGAGACCGACGCCGAGGGGTTCGAGTTCGCCGGCGAGTTCGTGGGCGGCGACGAGGTAGCCCCAGTCTCCCTCCCATCGGTCGAGTTGCTGGTCGTGCCCGGCGACGAACGCCTTCGCTTCGCCCGGACTGAGTTCGATGACGTTCTTCGTCGCGCCGCGACAGAACCGCTGGACGGCGTTGGTCGAAGGTTTCCAGTGTCGCTGTCGCGTTCGGAGGATGCGCATTCCGAGCCCTTCGACCTGAATGGGGTCGACCATCTCGGCGGGGAACGCCCAAATCTTCCCTGCGCCCTTCTCCCAGAAGGTGTAGTTCTCGAAGGTCTCGGGGTCGAGGCCGAAGCGCTCGACCCACCAGTCGACGACTTCTTCCCGAGAGGGGCGGCCTTCGACGACGCGGTCTTCGGGGGTCTCTGGGAGCCGGTCGAACTGCTGACCCCAGTTTTCGTCTTCGGCGGTCTCGTCTCTCATGTCTTCACCTCCAGTTTCGCGGTGAAGAACCCGCCCGTGTCGTTCTGGTGCGGGTAGACGCGACGGGCCTTGGCGACCGAGGGGTCGTACTCGTCACCTTCCCACTCGGTGACGCCCGGCGACGTTTCGAACTCGTCGGGGACGTCCCACTCGACGACTTCACAGTCTTCGCGTTCGAGCACGAAGTCGAGGATTGCTTCGTTCTCTTCGGGCGCGAACGTACACGTGGAGTAGACGACTGTCCCGCCGGGTTTCGTCACCTGCACGGCACGTCGGAGGATGCCTTTCTGGACGCCTGCGACGCTGTGGACGTGGTTCATCGTCCACTCGTCGAGCACGTCCGGGTTCTTTCGACAGGTGCCCTCACACGAACACGGTGCGTCGACGAG
The genomic region above belongs to Haloferax marinisediminis and contains:
- a CDS encoding Na+/H+ antiporter NhaC family protein: MPAETHGVISLLPALFAIVLTLVSRQVLLSLFTGIWIGATILVGWNPIGGAAYSLQLVIDNITASFNSKLLLFTFLSGAMLGMIFLSGGMNALAQRIISRIKTRKQAELGTGILGMLIFVDSYASTMITGSVMRPITDKFDISREKLAYLLDSTTSPVVSVAVVSTWVGFEVGLIKEQFTALGIDQSAFVVFLQSIPFRFYSLLAVVLVFILVGMGWNFGPMKRAERRAKEEGKVLGDDADPLIETREEDIVTPDHVDSRWWYFAAPIVALVAVTGFGLLYSGGWPTKAPVEALKGAATADSILWGVFSACALLLAILVGHARVELEDISDSIFEGFKMVMFPVAVLSLAWTIGSVSEALGVGPYVVSIAEGIITPELLPAVVFLAAAIISFSIGTSWGTMGIMFPVAVPLAFNLGAPLPGAIGAILTGSLFGDHCSPISDTTVLSSMFAGSDHVDHVNTQIPYAVLCGAVATVLFLASGYGVSAIPLLAVGVVGLFVAAYYLSEHADVSVPTAFGSSSD
- a CDS encoding pyridoxal phosphate-dependent aminotransferase gives rise to the protein MTHFSDRVERISISGIRKVFEAAGEDAINLGLGQPDFPAPEHARQAAIEAIQSGEADGYTGNKGLQSLREAIAEKHHRDQGIDLDPDDVIATAGGSEALHIAIEAHVNQGDEVIIPDPGFVSYDALTKLAGGEPVPVPLRDDLTLDPAAVEEAITEDTAAFVVNSPGNPTGAVSPPEDIEEFARIADEHDVLCISDEVYEYTVFEGEHRSPIEFAETDNVVVVNSASKLFSMTGWRLGWVYGSSRRVERMVRVHQYVQACASAPAQFAAEAALTGPQDRIEEMTETFRERRDLVVEGLEDIGLHVPTPKGAFYAMPEVPEGFVDECIDRGVIIVPGEAFGENGEGYARLSYATDTESLREAIDIMGDAYDAVI
- a CDS encoding ABC transporter substrate-binding protein, which translates into the protein MTEAPRPTSTTRRRFLQTTGLAATAGFAGCLGGSGGSSLDELNVAYMPIYPDMQYFVMQEEGMFDELSVPVSGKKFSDGPSIVQASAKGDFDVMMFGIVPAMIVVDKGIPAKITAANIKNAMEILATDEFAAMWDEHGKEAFAKFEEEKGRKFTFGTFPPGSVPDILLRYWVQNTLGLDPEEDVNIKGLGGAAAVQQALLSNKIDGTSIMEPVPTVIDANDAPFQSIAWAGDFMPGQPAAVTLMHDRLREENREIASEFVQLHQKATQFVADNPQKAAEHASTVIGESALPVETARTALDSPASDFITNPHDIEGGAKIFADYAQTLGKTEAQLTVDELFDYGIYDSL
- a CDS encoding ABC transporter permease → MSNDEVGANVALSDTDERLLDRLAAFSSEQTGLAAAGFVGFLAIWYVAASFQPTYLLPSPVEVSAAFVTELTTPETLGVPFTGVELPATRLLAKLVQSLYHYIPGLLIGTTLGITAGVAMGWNDRVDSVFTPVTRILRPIPPLAWIGFAVIWLGVNHRGATFIVAIGSFWINFYSAYGGVEGVSNDLKEVAATLGVDDDLTMIRKVVLPAASPSIMTGIRTSIGQCWMIVVAAELIVGVGVGYEILNTAQNLAMDVSVAYMLVISLVFLVSDGLFRRVERRVLEWRA
- a CDS encoding ABC transporter ATP-binding protein; translated protein: MSSNLSQQTTDEPAKETTVAVESLGKTYESDRRTVEALSDVNFTVDEGEFVCIVGPSGCGKTTLFRVIAGLEEATVGQVTLDGEPVTGPGTDRGMVFQEYGLFPWRTVAENVAFGLEEQGVDGPTRAARVDEMLRLVGLDGFTDAYPKELSGGMKQRVGIARALAVDPELLLMDEPFGAVDAQTRDMLHEELLDIWAETDKTVLFVTHDVEEAVTLADRVVVMAANPGRVREIVSVDIDRPRERTDPVFAEYVERIRGLIGE
- a CDS encoding DEAD/DEAH box helicase family protein gives rise to the protein MTTLRFEDGTVHVDGDPDVGAALADLSSVEADPRSGGYRAPAMQYAAIRDALDAAGLNYDDRVAATTHSGLALTTTYDLREYQRAALDAWLDGDSRGVIELPTGAGKTVIAVAAMVAHSVPTLVVVPTIDLQDQWIRELETEFDVPVGRFGGGEQRQEALTVSTYDSAYLRADDVGGDFGLVVFDEVHHLGGAGYQDIPRFLTAPARLGLTATFERPDDAHEQVAELVGPRVYELAVDDLAGDHLADYEVRRIEVELTAEERGTYDEAQETFVNYLRTSGLSMQSGSDYQKLVMRSGTDPRAREALLAKQRARDVMMNSDAKVDKLARLLARHRDDRVIIFTASTDLVYRIARRFLVPPITSETGTKERREILTRFRDGTYDTVVAANVLDEGVDVPDANVGILLSGSGSEREFTQRLGRILRPKADGSTALLYELVSVETAEERVAERRR
- a CDS encoding transcriptional initiation protein Tat, yielding MERRRLLGLVALGLSSGCLGALPNATGPRNPPEAPAGEPRNTPEVPPVRISDFDFESTDDGRLRVFGEVVNDAGSERVATVRVRIVVGGSESIRDADVTVPSGETASFSVEFDAQYGDFAKNGELDVSLV
- a CDS encoding DUF790 family protein — protein: MLTKDLLRVSRAGGGYHPQFADRGDRPLAAKTIGVFQRHVGASRDSLDEALAALESEADDFKLARGFASLLDREAVFETDAPLPPVRARRAAFEAAMAVGGVTTPEERDAALEAAATSLGSTPEAVDSSLTADRDVEQVLVEFDPRWTPDELLAQYNLSLAQTCLFDATEVRVRSSDPKALVSAVKRLRLMYEIQKTDRGREVVVTGPDALFQRTRRYGTSFARLLRSVATAGEWSLTATIDDRGRKREMRLTSDDVSVPGVEPMAEPGFDSDVEADFAARFRGLDLDWELVREPEPLETGTSVMIPDFAFDYKFGEFRVFFEIMGFWTPNYVDKKLRQLDDVEEVDMLVAVDESLGVSEDIEARDHRAIPYTGSVRVKDVVDVLREYESALVADATSSLPDELVPDDDVVSLADLAAARGVALDALEDVAFPDHELVGRTLVRPHVLDSVAASVEPGMSLSEAETALDEWGLDDASALLSRLGYRVEWEGLTGGTVRKKDET
- a CDS encoding DUF7122 family protein; protein product: MRDETAEDENWGQQFDRLPETPEDRVVEGRPSREEVVDWWVERFGLDPETFENYTFWEKGAGKIWAFPAEMVDPIQVEGLGMRILRTRQRHWKPSTNAVQRFCRGATKNVIELSPGEAKAFVAGHDQQLDRWEGDWGYLVAAHELAGELEPLGVGLYLHGELRSTVPKGRQEDLVKLD